Proteins encoded by one window of Halorubrum ruber:
- a CDS encoding phosphotransacetylase family protein — MTDTPTTLVTATGDSAGKTAITVALARLAADRDRSVGYMKPKGTRLQSNVGKTLDQDPMLAREVLGLDAEMHQMEPVVYSPTFVEGAIRGTEDPAALRDRIREEYDDIAADNDQVFVEGGGSWTTGGVVDLTDVDVAELLDARVVLVAEYGSPNDLDEVLAAADAFGDRLVGVVFNKVSDDAFESLDQDGIPFLESKGITVFGAIPHEKSLAGVTVGELADELGAELLTDAPTDAFVERFLVGAMGGDEALRYFRRARDAAVITGGDRADVQTAALEASGVACLVLTGGHRPSGAVLGKAADAGKPVLAVNTDTVTAIDRAEEVVRGGRTRDVRTVDRMAELLGDHVDVDALV; from the coding sequence ATGACAGACACACCCACCACACTCGTCACCGCAACCGGAGACAGCGCCGGAAAGACAGCGATCACCGTCGCCTTAGCGCGGCTCGCCGCCGACCGCGACCGCAGCGTCGGCTACATGAAACCGAAGGGCACCCGGCTCCAGTCGAACGTCGGCAAGACGCTCGACCAGGACCCCATGCTCGCCCGCGAGGTGCTCGGCCTCGACGCCGAGATGCACCAGATGGAGCCCGTCGTCTACTCCCCGACGTTCGTCGAGGGCGCGATCCGGGGCACCGAGGACCCGGCCGCGCTCCGCGACCGGATCCGCGAGGAGTACGACGACATCGCCGCCGACAACGACCAAGTGTTCGTCGAGGGCGGCGGCAGCTGGACCACCGGCGGCGTCGTCGACCTCACCGACGTCGACGTCGCGGAGCTGCTCGACGCGCGGGTCGTCCTCGTCGCCGAGTACGGCTCGCCGAACGACTTGGACGAGGTGCTGGCGGCCGCCGACGCGTTCGGTGACCGCCTCGTCGGCGTCGTCTTTAACAAGGTGTCCGACGACGCCTTCGAGTCGCTCGACCAAGACGGGATTCCGTTCCTCGAATCGAAGGGGATCACCGTCTTCGGCGCGATCCCCCACGAGAAGTCGCTCGCGGGCGTCACGGTCGGCGAGCTCGCCGACGAGCTGGGCGCCGAACTGCTCACCGACGCCCCCACCGACGCGTTCGTCGAGCGGTTCCTCGTCGGCGCGATGGGCGGCGACGAGGCGCTCCGCTACTTCCGGCGCGCCCGCGACGCCGCGGTCATCACCGGCGGCGACCGCGCGGACGTCCAGACGGCCGCGCTCGAAGCCTCTGGGGTCGCCTGCCTCGTCCTCACCGGCGGCCACCGTCCCTCGGGCGCGGTGCTGGGCAAGGCGGCCGACGCCGGCAAGCCCGTGCTGGCGGTGAACACCGACACGGTCACCGCCATCGACCGCGCCGAGGAGGTCGTCCGCGGCGGGCGCACGCGCGACGTTCGGACGGTCGACCGGATGGCCGAACTGCTCGGCGACCACGTCGACGTCGACGCGCTCGTCTGA
- a CDS encoding acetate--CoA ligase family protein codes for MGTLNDLFDPDRVAVVGATAREGAVGRAVTSNLLDDFDGDTVPVNPNYDEVLGTPCVDEVADADADVAVVVVPPSIVLDAIEACGEAGVRNVVVITAGFGETGEDGAARERRLAELADEYDLNLVGPNSLGIMSTPSGMNATFGPENALPGGLSFMSQSGAFVTAVLDWANDNGIGFKDVVSLGNKAVLDETDFVDHWGDDEETDVIIGYLEGIEDGREFIETARETTQDTPIVAVKSGRTSAGAQAASSHTGTLAGSDKAYEAGLDQAGVIRAESVDELFDSAGILGSQPLPDTDSVAIVTNAGGPGVMATDAVGDADLDMASFTAETSDALAASMPEEANIHNPVDVIGDADVERFREALEITVEDDNVGAALVLAAPTATIDFGDLADAIEAVSEEMDAPVAACLMGGDRTREPKQQLQARGIPCYFDPARGIESLATLARYRDIKAREYAPPMSFDVDRERAREILGTVRDRDDNRLGVEAMELLDAYGIPTPDGEIVDSPERAREVAEGVDGDVVMKIVSPDILHKSDIGGVAVGVADADVADTYEDLVTRARNYQPDATVLGVQVQEMVDLDDGVETIVGMNRDPQFGPLLMFGLGGIFVEVMEDTTFRVAPVSEPEAREMTEEIQSAPLLRGARGRDPVDVDAVVETIGRLSQLVTDFPAILELDINPLVALPDDDGGTNAAAVDVRLTVDPEELD; via the coding sequence ATGGGTACGCTCAACGATCTGTTCGACCCGGACCGGGTCGCCGTCGTCGGCGCGACCGCCCGCGAGGGCGCCGTCGGTCGCGCCGTCACGTCGAATCTCCTCGACGACTTCGACGGCGACACGGTCCCCGTCAACCCGAACTACGACGAGGTGCTCGGTACGCCGTGCGTCGACGAGGTCGCCGACGCGGACGCCGACGTCGCGGTCGTCGTCGTCCCCCCGTCCATCGTGCTGGACGCCATCGAGGCGTGCGGCGAGGCGGGTGTCCGCAACGTCGTCGTGATCACCGCCGGGTTCGGCGAGACGGGAGAGGACGGAGCGGCGAGGGAGCGTCGCCTCGCGGAGCTAGCCGACGAGTACGACCTCAACCTCGTCGGCCCCAACAGCTTAGGGATCATGTCGACCCCCTCGGGGATGAACGCGACGTTCGGCCCCGAGAACGCGCTGCCGGGCGGGCTCTCCTTCATGAGCCAGTCGGGCGCGTTCGTCACCGCGGTCCTCGACTGGGCCAACGACAACGGGATCGGCTTCAAGGACGTGGTCTCGCTCGGCAACAAGGCCGTCCTCGACGAGACGGACTTCGTCGACCACTGGGGAGACGACGAGGAGACCGACGTGATCATCGGCTACCTCGAGGGGATCGAGGACGGCCGCGAGTTCATCGAGACCGCCCGCGAGACGACCCAGGACACCCCGATCGTCGCCGTGAAGTCCGGGCGGACGAGCGCGGGCGCGCAGGCCGCCTCCTCGCACACCGGCACGCTCGCGGGCTCCGACAAGGCGTACGAGGCCGGCCTCGATCAGGCGGGCGTCATCCGCGCGGAGTCGGTCGACGAGCTGTTCGACTCGGCGGGCATCCTCGGGAGCCAGCCACTGCCCGACACCGACAGCGTCGCCATCGTCACGAACGCCGGCGGCCCCGGCGTGATGGCGACCGACGCCGTCGGGGACGCCGACCTCGACATGGCGTCGTTCACGGCCGAGACGAGCGATGCCCTCGCCGCGTCGATGCCCGAGGAGGCGAACATCCACAACCCGGTCGACGTGATCGGCGACGCCGACGTCGAGCGGTTCCGCGAGGCGCTGGAGATCACCGTCGAAGACGACAACGTCGGCGCCGCGCTCGTGCTGGCCGCGCCGACGGCGACGATCGACTTCGGCGACCTCGCGGACGCGATCGAGGCGGTCAGCGAGGAGATGGACGCGCCCGTCGCGGCCTGCCTGATGGGCGGCGACCGGACCCGCGAGCCGAAACAGCAGCTTCAGGCGCGGGGGATCCCCTGTTACTTCGACCCCGCCCGCGGGATCGAGAGCCTCGCGACGCTCGCGCGCTATCGCGACATCAAGGCGCGCGAGTACGCGCCCCCCATGTCGTTCGACGTCGACCGCGAGCGCGCCCGCGAGATCCTCGGGACGGTGCGCGACCGCGACGACAACCGCTTGGGCGTCGAGGCGATGGAGCTGCTCGACGCGTACGGGATCCCCACGCCCGACGGCGAGATCGTCGACTCGCCCGAGCGCGCCCGCGAGGTCGCCGAGGGCGTCGACGGCGACGTTGTGATGAAGATCGTCTCGCCGGACATCCTGCATAAGTCCGACATCGGCGGCGTCGCCGTCGGCGTCGCCGACGCGGACGTGGCCGACACCTACGAGGACCTCGTCACCCGCGCGCGCAACTACCAGCCGGACGCGACCGTCCTCGGCGTTCAGGTACAGGAGATGGTCGATCTCGACGACGGCGTCGAGACGATCGTCGGCATGAACCGCGACCCGCAGTTCGGCCCGCTGCTGATGTTCGGGCTCGGCGGCATCTTCGTGGAGGTGATGGAGGACACCACCTTCCGCGTCGCGCCCGTCTCCGAACCCGAGGCGCGCGAGATGACCGAGGAGATCCAGTCGGCGCCGCTCCTGCGCGGCGCTCGCGGCCGCGACCCCGTCGACGTCGACGCCGTGGTCGAGACGATCGGCCGGCTCTCGCAGCTGGTCACCGACTTCCCGGCGATCCTCGAACTGGATATCAACCCGCTCGTCGCACTGCCCGACGACGACGGCGGCACGAACGCCGCCGCCGTCGACGTGAGACTCACCGTCGATCCGGAGGAACTAGACTAA
- a CDS encoding PAS domain-containing protein — protein sequence MSRSPEPETLIDLAQDKIAVIDEAGRFRYLNAATRDLLGYDPDELVGTDAFDLVHPDDVDRVRTAFEALVADGTRPDAPLEYRYRTADGDWVWFRTRVFPPAETGLDGYALSSRDITLEVESRRRLETIASTSPDVLWMFSADWSELLFVNGAIESVFGITPETLERRPRVFLEAVHPDDRADVECAMERLSAGDPTNLDYRIGSPDGPTTWVRVPARPVREDGEVVAVTGFARDVTDEYRRERQLTVMDNLLRHTIRNDMNVVDGTAERIADRVDDAVSAATTATEGGDAVPADVDLAELAADLIDHAETVRRVADDLLTTAEKQRGVIDLLREHESPQPLRVAPLVERAVADAVDDAGEAPADVSVACPDDVRAFTHPELDYAIAELIENAIEHAEAAPTVEIEVTAPADRVEIAVRDNAPPIPPAERDPITDRWKMDDLRHTGGMGLWLVYWIADRSGGDLAFDAGADGNEVTISVPDADADPSFPAADRGPPPVSEVRPAAAEPDGGATAPVAGSEAVASESTDIGSAAAESADTESADTESVPAESVAAESVVDHESADCESAPDREPTGDRESTADRNPDDTDAAPGPP from the coding sequence ATGTCTCGCTCGCCGGAGCCAGAGACCCTCATCGATCTCGCGCAGGACAAAATCGCGGTGATCGACGAGGCGGGCCGGTTCCGGTACCTCAACGCGGCCACCCGCGACCTGCTCGGATACGACCCGGACGAGCTCGTCGGGACGGACGCGTTCGACCTGGTTCACCCCGACGACGTCGACCGCGTCCGGACGGCGTTCGAGGCGCTCGTCGCCGACGGCACGCGCCCGGACGCTCCCTTAGAGTACCGCTACCGGACCGCCGACGGCGACTGGGTGTGGTTCCGCACTCGCGTGTTTCCGCCGGCGGAGACCGGTCTCGACGGCTACGCGCTGAGCTCTCGCGACATTACCCTCGAAGTCGAGTCCCGGCGGCGCCTGGAGACCATCGCCTCGACGTCGCCGGACGTGTTGTGGATGTTCAGCGCCGACTGGAGCGAACTGCTGTTCGTTAACGGTGCGATCGAGTCGGTGTTCGGAATCACCCCCGAGACCCTCGAACGCCGGCCGCGAGTGTTCTTGGAGGCCGTCCACCCCGACGACCGGGCGGACGTCGAGTGCGCGATGGAGCGGCTCTCCGCCGGCGATCCGACGAACCTCGACTACCGGATCGGCTCCCCGGACGGCCCGACCACCTGGGTCAGGGTGCCCGCGCGCCCCGTGCGGGAAGACGGCGAGGTCGTCGCGGTCACCGGGTTCGCCCGCGACGTCACCGACGAGTACCGCCGCGAGCGCCAGCTCACGGTGATGGACAACCTGCTCCGGCACACCATCCGCAACGACATGAACGTCGTCGACGGCACCGCGGAGCGGATCGCCGACCGCGTCGACGACGCCGTCAGCGCGGCCACGACGGCGACCGAGGGGGGCGACGCGGTGCCCGCGGACGTCGACCTGGCCGAGCTCGCCGCCGACCTGATCGACCACGCGGAGACGGTCCGCCGTGTCGCCGACGACCTGCTGACCACGGCCGAGAAGCAGCGCGGCGTGATCGACCTGCTCCGGGAACACGAGTCACCCCAGCCGCTCCGGGTCGCGCCGCTCGTCGAGCGCGCGGTGGCGGACGCCGTCGACGACGCGGGCGAGGCGCCCGCCGACGTCTCCGTCGCCTGTCCCGACGACGTGCGCGCGTTCACGCACCCCGAGCTCGACTACGCGATCGCCGAGCTGATCGAGAACGCGATCGAGCACGCGGAGGCGGCGCCGACGGTCGAGATCGAGGTCACCGCGCCCGCAGACCGTGTCGAGATCGCGGTCCGCGACAACGCGCCGCCGATCCCGCCGGCCGAGCGCGACCCCATCACCGACCGATGGAAGATGGACGACCTCAGACACACCGGCGGGATGGGGCTGTGGCTCGTCTACTGGATCGCGGACCGCTCCGGCGGCGACCTCGCGTTCGACGCCGGCGCCGACGGCAACGAGGTGACAATCAGCGTCCCCGACGCCGACGCCGACCCCTCCTTCCCGGCGGCCGACCGCGGCCCGCCGCCGGTCTCCGAAGTCCGGCCGGCCGCGGCCGAACCGGACGGCGGGGCGACGGCGCCGGTCGCCGGCTCCGAGGCGGTCGCCTCCGAGTCAACCGATATCGGGTCCGCTGCGGCCGAGTCCGCCGATACCGAGTCCGCCGATACCGAGTCCGTTCCGGCCGAATCCGTCGCGGCCGAATCCGTCGTGGACCACGAATCCGCTGACTGTGAGTCGGCTCCGGACCGCGAGCCGACCGGAGACCGCGAGTCGACCGCGGACCGCAACCCCGACGACACCGACGCCGCCCCCGGTCCGCCGTGA
- a CDS encoding winged helix-turn-helix domain-containing protein, with the protein MKRPPRTTDATTTEGDAALDATFEALADADCRAILSAAATPKTTSELADDCDIALSTAYRKVELLSETPLLAEGVRFDPDGDHAAEYVRDAGDAAIELGDDGVTLTVDDGGADPLAAALDVPGVSAD; encoded by the coding sequence ATGAAACGCCCCCCGCGCACGACCGACGCGACGACGACCGAGGGAGACGCGGCGCTCGACGCCACGTTCGAGGCGCTCGCCGACGCCGACTGTCGGGCGATCCTTTCCGCGGCGGCGACGCCAAAGACGACGAGCGAGCTCGCCGACGACTGCGACATCGCGCTCTCGACCGCCTACCGGAAGGTCGAGCTGCTGAGCGAGACGCCGCTGCTCGCCGAGGGGGTCCGGTTCGACCCGGACGGCGACCACGCCGCCGAGTACGTCCGCGACGCCGGAGACGCCGCGATCGAGCTCGGCGACGACGGCGTGACGCTCACGGTCGACGACGGCGGGGCCGACCCTCTCGCCGCCGCGCTCGATGTCCCCGGCGTCTCGGCTGACTGA
- a CDS encoding helix-turn-helix domain-containing protein gives MGSGIRAEVSLPTALSPFDGVVDGATPVTEVARCAPADDRERVVVEFIADADLSVPEGVEVVFDYGGRAAYRFEAAVDPDSPFVVLDRHETPVSEATVRDGRLRITFHASDLPTLRSVLEAFRDACPDMEVKRLLQSTTTPTESDLVTVDRSELTERQREVLAAAYEAGYFDHPKGANAGEVAESLGIGRSTFTEHVAAAQRKLFGALLN, from the coding sequence ATGGGATCGGGAATCCGGGCGGAGGTCTCGCTGCCGACCGCGCTGTCCCCGTTCGACGGCGTCGTCGACGGGGCGACACCGGTCACCGAGGTCGCGCGCTGCGCGCCCGCCGACGACCGCGAGCGCGTGGTCGTGGAGTTCATCGCGGACGCCGACCTCTCGGTCCCCGAGGGAGTCGAGGTCGTCTTCGACTACGGCGGCCGGGCGGCGTACCGGTTCGAGGCGGCCGTCGACCCCGACTCGCCGTTCGTCGTCCTCGACCGCCACGAGACGCCAGTCTCGGAGGCGACGGTCCGCGACGGCCGGCTCCGGATCACCTTCCACGCGAGCGACCTGCCGACGCTGCGGTCGGTCTTAGAGGCGTTCCGCGACGCCTGTCCGGACATGGAGGTGAAGCGCTTACTCCAGTCGACGACGACACCGACGGAGTCGGACCTCGTGACCGTCGACCGGAGCGAGCTGACGGAGCGCCAGCGCGAGGTGCTGGCGGCCGCCTACGAGGCGGGCTACTTCGACCACCCGAAGGGGGCCAACGCCGGCGAGGTCGCCGAGTCGCTGGGGATCGGGCGCTCGACGTTCACGGAACACGTCGCGGCCGCCCAGCGGAAGCTGTTCGGGGCGCTGCTTAATTGA
- a CDS encoding DUF7560 family zinc ribbon protein — MAGRSTHTFVCPECRRSIEVDDAIRETLLETGCVVCGAPVTEEDVGSAPEMG, encoded by the coding sequence ATGGCGGGGCGATCCACCCACACCTTCGTCTGCCCGGAGTGTCGGCGCTCGATCGAGGTGGACGACGCGATACGGGAGACGCTGCTCGAGACGGGCTGCGTCGTCTGCGGGGCACCGGTCACCGAGGAGGACGTGGGCTCGGCGCCGGAGATGGGCTGA